The following is a genomic window from Carassius gibelio isolate Cgi1373 ecotype wild population from Czech Republic chromosome B7, carGib1.2-hapl.c, whole genome shotgun sequence.
TGACCCGGCCCTTTCCACctcacttttgtagctttaacaaaaatatttagatttaatttgaaCAGTgaagttttattttacagttgataactttattacatttctgtactatttcttatttctattagacagatatatttaaaaaaaacaatgcactcttaatttaatttctatatttttctaCCCCCtgacccatttttttttcttttattacagaCTGTTTATTTGTCTTTAATAAACTTGGAGTTTTAACACATTAATTTGACAAATATTAGTATTTGCTCTGATATCGAGAATAGTGATCATTGTTCTCGTTGCATAAAATTACTGGTATCGTGATTTTGGTACCCTAAATAGTACGTGTCTTTGGATGTAGTTCTAGTTGTCAGCTAGGGTCCTTTATATAACAGTATCTTTATTGGAACAGAATACATCTATAGTATAATAAAGCTTTGTGAGGTGATCTCCTAAAGACACATTAGAATTCCTTACCTGAAGGTCACTTTTGTGTCTGTTAAATTTAGGAATGTAAAAAATCAATCTAGAAAACACTACCTCTCTGCAGCCGGACAGATTTCCACACTACTGTTAGTAATCCGTATTCCAGACCATCCCCCTCCATGAGTGAAACGGATAAACCGAACCCCAGGTCTATAATTCCTAAAAACGTAGCTGATCTGAAATAAAGCAGAACAAACTCAGGACAGTTAAGCTTTGACTAGTATCTTGATTACGGGGGAATAACTGGACTGTCAGTGTTATTCTACTTACTTGACACCATGGATAATCGTTCCCACTTTGAAAGAAAATTTTATAAGGATGATAGGTTCTGATGGGATTCTTCTCCTGATCAAGCAAATATACAGACAACTGATACTGACTTCCATAATCCGAGAGTGGGGTATACCTGCAGATAAGACATCAAATAAATGTGGCTCTctacaaaaattatgttttcattaGAATATGATTTAACACTGGTACTTTCTTTTTAGAGGGATAGTTCAtcttaaaaaatgaaaactgttatCGTTTAAACTcactcgtgtcattccaaacctgtgtgactttcggCCTTTTGCAGAACATGAAAGAAAAAGTTTTGAAAGTTGATCGTGTTAAATATTAGACTCAGTTAATTTTCATCATATggacaaagaaaacaacaacacagaagcattttttcaaaatatcttcttttgttaaAAGAAATCACACAGGTTTAAAATGCCATGAACAAGGGAGTAAATAACGACATAATCTACCATCTAGGATACTGTGGAAGTTTGACTGAATGCTCACCAGTCTGATATTTTGATATGAGGTCGCAGTTGATCCATGAAAGCCTCACTGTAGCCTTCCTTCTTCAGATCAATCGTCTGCTCCTTAAAACATTGACTGAGGACAAAGTTGAGTTGGGTGATTCACGTGTGGATTGGCTTGGTATTTGGTTCATCTTCATAGAACATCGACTGAAATAAATTGAGCTCAAAACTTTCTTGAAAGAtctaaaatatcaaacatgttaacaacctattagatgttacaaaacatttggtGACTGTGTTGTCTGGAAACGGTATTCTGTTCAACTCTGTTGCCCAGTTGTCAGCTCCATTCTGTACAATCTCCCATTCTTGAATTCCATCTAATAAACACATCAGAGAAGAGACACCAGTTGCAAAATTCATTATAGTGATGCTTATTGTACAATCCTAATGTGTCCTACCATCAGCTCTGGGATTCTTGAGCAGGTTACGTCTGAACTTAGATAGAAAGTAAAACTGGCACCAGTCCTCTGGGGATCTGGAAGCATCATTCGGCTGGAGCCCCTCTCTCCGACAGCGCACTCTCCAGTGTGCAGCACTGTCCACCAGCTCCTTCCACTCATGACACACCAACCGACAGACTTGGACCACCTGATGTGCTGGCAGGTTCATTAAGATCTCCTCAACCACAGCCAGAGGAACAGCTGACTGCTGACCTGAACACTgacagagggaaaaaaagattGCCTTTCAGTTCTAACTACTTTACCCGGtgaaaacaaaattttaaacatttattctcCTTATCTAGTCCTATGTAAAGCAAGCTGGGAACAACCTTTTAAAAACTGTTAAAGCTGCCAGACAGCTGCCAGACAAAAGCCatataattaaagtaaaatatacaggtgctggtcatataattagaatatcatcaaaaagttaattccattcaaaaagtgaaacttgtatattataattaattaattaatattaattcattacacacagactgatatatttcaaatgtttatttcttttaatttgaatGATTGTAACTGACAActcacaaattcagtatctcagaaaataagaatatcatgaaaaggttcaatattgcagacacctggtgccacactctaatcagctaattaacccAAAACACCTGGAAACCCTTttaatggtctctcagtctagttctgtaggctacacaatcatggggaagactgctgacttgacatttGTCCAGAAGAAGACCATTGACACCTTttacaaggagggcaagacacaaaaggtcattgcaaaagaggctggctgttcacagagctctgtgtccaagcacattaatagagaggcgaaaggaaggaaaagatgtggtagaaaaagagtgtacaagcaatagggataaatGCACCCTGGAGTGGACTgtgaaacaaattaattaatttttttaatttttaattactgCCCATTATGCCTCTGGCATGTAGGGCAGCAACGAAGGTTCTCCACTCTGGTCGATTCTGGGCTTTTTTCTGGATATCTCCCCATGTCAGGTTCATAGATTTAATTTCTTCTTCTACTGTGCGACGCCAGGTGATCTTGGGTCGTCCTCTCTTTCTTCTGCCTTCGGGTGTCCAATGAAGGGCTACTCTTGGGATGCTGTCGTGTTCTCTTCTCAAAACATGTCCAATCCAGTTCCAGCGCCGCTTTGTTATGATGTTTGCCATGCTGTCTTGTTGACATCTTGTTAACAGATCCTTGTTTGATATCTTGCTTGGCCAAAAAATCCGACAGATTCTTCTCAGACTCCTTGTGTGGAAGACTGACAGTTGACGTATGTCATTTTCTGTCATTCTCCAGCATTCTGCGCCATACAGAAGAGTGGATAGAACGCAGCTCTGatataatttgagtttttttttagttttgtcttGTTTCTGTATTGCTGAGACTTCCAGATGTTGTTTAGCATTCTGAATGCATTTCTGGCTTtgtttattctatttttaatgtcattatgTGCACCCCCATCATATTTTACAATACTCCCAAGATAGGTGAACTCAATTGTTGTTAATAGAGCTTCTCCATTTAAATATATTGGTAATGGATCTGAGATGTTTAGCGCCATCACTTCAGATTTTTTCTGGTTTATTTTCAGGCCAACTTGCTGTGCAAAGTAGCTGAGACGTGATGTTTTCTCTTGCATGTGTTGGTGAGTGTGTGAGACAAGAGCCAGATCATCAGCAAAATCAAGGTCTTCCAATGCTGAGAAGAGGGTCCATCGTATACCTCTTGTTTGGTCTTCTGTTGTGTGGCGCATCACCCAGTCGATAACGATGTTAAAGAGCAATGCTGACATCACACATCCTTGTCTGACTCCTGTCTTTACCTGGAACACCAGGCTACTGCTTCCCACTCGGCATTTAAAGTTGGCATAGAAGGTCTTGATGAGGTCCACTATGTGTTGTGGAATTCCATACAACCTTAAGATGTTCCAGAGGCCTTCTCGGTGTATACTATCGAATGCCTTTTCAAAGTCGATAAAATTGATGTATATTTGCCTCTGCCATTCTGTGCATTGTTCTATGATGTTACGAAGTGCAAATATTTGATCAATACAGCCCCTCTCCTTACGGAATCCTGCCTGTTCATTCGTGAGTTTCTTATCCACTGCCTCTGTAAGACGCTGCTCAATGATTTTTGCCATGATTTTGCTTGGTATCGATAGGAGTGTAATTCCGCGCCATTTATTACAATCTCTCAAGTTGCCCTTCTTTGGTATCTTTATGATAATTCCTTCTGACCAGTCATCAGGTATTTCTTTTCCCTCCCAGATGGTTTTGAATAGTGGTTGAAGTATTTTGGAGGCGAGATCTGGGTCTGCTTTAAAAAGCTCTGCATTCAGGTTATCTTGGCCAGGGGCTTTTCTATTTTTTTGGGATTTAATGGCTGAGACAATTTCTTCCTTTGTTGGTGGTTCAATGCTAATGTCCAGGTCATTCTCTGCATGCTGGATATTTGGTTCTGTTGTGGGTGGTGGTCTGTTTAGAATTTCCTGAAAGTGCTCTGCCCATCGGGCTTCTTGTTGTGACTCAGTTGTCAATAGCTGACCCTTTTTGTCTACTATTGGTGCTTCAGTTGTTCGTCTGTGTTTGCCACTCACTATTTTAGTGATCTTGTAGACTTTTCCTTGCTCCCCTTTCCTAGCTGCCTCTTCTGCTTGACTTGCAAGATTTTCTAGATATGCCCGCTTGTCTGCTCTAGCTTTCCTTCGCACTACTTTGTTTGTTTCTTGGTATTGTTTCCTGTATTTTTCTTTAAGCCGTTCAGACTTCGCCTCATTTACTTTCTTCTTTAAGGCCCTTCTATTTTCTACAGTTTGCCATGTGTCATCACTTAACCATTCCTTCTTTTCCTTGTGCTTGTATCCAAGACAGGCTTCACTGGTCTTCACATAGGTTGTTTTGGTCTGTTCCCACATAGTGTTGATATCATCTGATTTTGGCTCTGTATGATCCAACATATCTGCTAATGCTTGAAATCTGTTCTTTAGTTGTAGCACAAAATAACCTCTGACCTTTGTGTCATTTAGCTTTCCGACATCAAATTGCTTTCTGGCTGTTTTTCTGCTTCCTGTTTTCTTAAGCTTTATTCTCAGCACAGCTGTGACTAGGTGGTGATCACTACCAACGTCTGCTCCTCGTTTGACCTTAACATCAAGTAAAGAGCGTCTCCATGTGCCATTTATCATGAGATGATCTATTTGATTTTGATCCTTTCCATTTGGAGAGTGCCATGTTAGTTTGTGAATGACCTTGTGTTGGAACAAGGTTCCCCCAATAACGAGGTCATGCATGGTGCAAAACTCTGCTAACCTCTCCCCATTCTCATTCATGACACCACAGCCTTCCCTTCCCATCGCCCTGTCgtgttctgtgttgttgtttCCCATTTTGGCGTTTAGGTCCCCCATCACTATCCTCATGTCATGTCTGGGTGTAGTTTCCAGTACAGCCTGCAGTTGTTCGTAGAATTCATCCTTCCTAGTGTCATCGTTGTCATTTGTTGGAGCATAGCACTGGATGATAGTTGTGTTAATTTGCTTCCCCCTTAGCCTTATCTTCATGAGCCTACTGTTGACAGGTTTCCACTCTATCAATCTCTTTTCTACTCCTTTCTTTAGAATGATGGCTACTCCTTCCCTATGTTGGTGGTCATCTCTTCCTGAGTACAGCACTGTTTCCCCTGTGCTTGTTATGAGTCTCCCTGATCCTGTCCATCTACTTTCACTTACTCCAAGTATATCTATGTTGTATCTTCTCATCTCTGATATCACTTGTGCTAATTTGCCTGTATCGTACATTGTTCTTACATTCCAAAATCCTATCCTAGTCTTAAGTTTGGCATTCAGAATTTCCACCTTCCTGTCACTGGCTTCCTTTCGGCTTTCACCAATGGCGTTCATCCAAGCATCTGACGATAGCCCTGGAAGTCCATCATGCCCAGTAGCGTCGATTCCTTCTGTTGCTGTTTCCGTAACGTGCTTGTTTTTACAAGACAGAGTTGTTAGCCCTGTGCTAAACCTCCAACCTGGAGGACCAGTGGATTGCTCTTTGTCTGGCCTCTACCCTTTGACCTGTCCAGCATGGGTGGCCCTACCAGGAGTTAAACCTCCCGCTGGTATAGCTCTAGGGGTCATTGAGATACACAAGCTCCCCGACCACTACAAGGTTGCAATCCAACGGGGAGCAAAACCCATTGAAAAATGTGAGGGATATTCACAaaaagtggactgcagctggagtcagtgcttcaagaaccactacacacagacgtagctgagtggtccaaagttatgttctctgattaaattaaattttgcatttcctttggtaatcagggtcccagagtctggaggaagagcggagaggcacacaatccatgttgcttgaggtacagtgtaaagtttccacagtccgtgatggtttggggtgccatgtcatctgctggtattGGTCCACtatgttttctgaggtccaaggtcaacacatccttataccaggaagttttggagcacttcatgcttcctgctgctgaccaactttatggagatgcagatttcattttccaacaggacttggcacctgcacactagggctgaaacgattcctcgagtaactcgagttaatcgattacaaaaaatgatcgaggcaaattcctctgcctcgaagcctcttttaatttattttaaatctcacgtcaggttctttcgcaatgctTGTGACACAGCGAGTTTACGttacccacaaagcggaaggagacacaagcgcggAGTCTGAAATCGCAtaatgcaaggagtcagcagtgttttgatttgagggcgcggaCAAACGTAAAGAtagtccattgcaagatagagctgacattccacaactagggccctatgattaccgcgatgcagaaaacgcggagggaatcgcggaatccagtcataaaaacggattttacagtttaacgcggaatggcacggaatttgccagattttgaatgaattaatcaaaaataggtcattgcagttacatcaaatcacgatatggactaatatctgtaaatattaagccggaacagtctatttaaatatcaatcctgcatgttctgcgtgtctctgttaatgaatggagcagaagcgcgagttcctttatcacacacactgaaacgcgcgtgctgtctcactaaataagccaactgctctgacagtcacttcatgagcatttgaccatttgatttgagagtaaaactagcgtcacatcacacacagaactgtaaaggtaagtCAAGCCGTCAAAATAAAGGTctgttttttaaggtttaatcacacaacatttctttcatgttttatttttaatagtaaatcccctttgtttaccaaaaagttaagtttgcttaatttttaataattaaaagataaattaaatgaatgttttatgtgtttaatgtttaatgtgcatctcagaaaatgctttattttaaaccccaactgaatggcacttaaatgcacttaattcatctgtcaactttattgtcattgttcacagtacaagtacagacagagaaacaattggtaataactaaatgtttatttttgatgtatgcattgcattttatgcatttaaaatgaaaaaaaaaaaattataaaaaaggaaacttagttgttcattttaagagac
Proteins encoded in this region:
- the fbxo44.9 gene encoding F-box only protein 44 isoform X11 — encoded protein: MFHFPGRDCCIKRQSKLMCNVRSMKRIFCGSTPTSEYTKVSNKGLKNQNTRMAQSESGHVASKDSKTRSDACSGQQSAVPLAVVEEILMNLPAHQVVQVCRLVCHEWKELVDSAAHWRVRCRREGLQPNDASRSPEDWCQFYFLSKFRRNLLKNPRADDGIQEWEIVQNGADNWATELNRIPFPDNTVTKCFVTSNSQCFKEQTIDLKKEGYSEAFMDQLRPHIKISDWYTPLSDYGSQYQLSVYLLDQEKNPIRTYHPYKIFFQSGNDYPWCQISYVFRNYRPGVRFIRFTHGGGWSGIRITNSSVEICPAAER